The Spodoptera frugiperda isolate SF20-4 chromosome 25, AGI-APGP_CSIRO_Sfru_2.0, whole genome shotgun sequence genome includes the window aactaataaaaatataataataccttaAAACTAATATCAATTCCTTACACGACATTTCTAACATTTatcttcaattaaaaaaatacatacttgtCCGAATGGTGTCGTGAGGGTTGCGACTTCATTGCACGGTCCCACCGGCTCGTGCAGTCCAAGGGACCGCTCCTGTTCAGGGTTGAAGAATATGGTGAAGGCCAAGTACAGCAGGTAGTGGATCGCCAGCTGCAACATCAGCACGTAGTCGGTTGTTGTCaacctgaaaataaaaacatttttttgtttaactatGTAACTCAAGTTCATTAtcttaatataaaaagaataaaacataCTTCTTGTTACACTTCTGCCTGTCACTCAAGAGTCCAGACAGAACGATCACGGCGAAGATGGAGAACAGCAGGAAGAAGGTCACTTCTGAGTGGATCTTGAAAACGTCGTGCAGCGGATGGTAGATAGGAATGAACATGAGCACGCCTCCAGGCATGCCCAGCAGAGACGAGATCAACAGGGACTTCCATTCAGCCtttttgctaaaaaaatatgcaaagttAGAATACTTCTTTCAACTATATAGCTAAATATTACATAAGTGATTAATATGACACACAATTATTTTACGTGATATGATTTTAATAGCTTTAATATCTTACTCAGCTGCATCCCACTGCGTGACTTTCGGTGCGAACCAAGATCTGCTCACATGGAAGAAGTAGAAGAAACTAGCGGCAAAGGTAGCGTGGAAGTAGTAAGAGTTCCAGGGCACCCAGTAGTGGCGGTCATAGATGTTGGGGTCGGTGTCATGCCACGTCCAGTGGACAAACTTGACGGCCACAATATCATAAGGAATGTCCACCAGAACTGTTACAAGACCCACTGCGAAAGGCTCACTGTACTTTGGGAGATTCAATCTGGAGATCGCGTAGGCGGCGTGGTAAATAAATGCGGGATCTGAAATGTATTTCATTGAGTAGAGGATTATTTTAAGAATCAATCGCAGACAAAACAAACCTTAATTATTTGAtcaatacattatatttttttattacatccaGAACTTACACAAAAGTATTATATGAAGAGGTAGTCTGGCTCCCAAGAAGATGATGGGTGTCTGAGAGTGCCAGAAGTTATCATACTCTGGCAGAGCAAAATGCCAGAAGTTGTCGGTGAAGAGACCGTGCAGGATCGTACCCAACCAGAAGTACGGCCATCTCCCGCCTTTACTGAAAGCTGCAAACATATTTCTACTCAGTATCACATAAATACTTACTCTCGATTTAGTCATGCTGTAACTGAATGAATCTATCCTATTCATATTAGAAACGAGAAAGTTTGTGAGGATGGgtgtattgtatgtttgtttgttaggcATTACATATCGTAAACTCATAATGTCtgtatctgcctacccctttgaggttaaaaggcgtgacgttacgacGACTTAAAGTGAGTATTCTGAATATGCCGAATTTAATGTTTGTGCTTTTGATAGTTCGCGTTCGACGATGTTATTAGTCAGTCAGTTAGGACATGTTAAAGTATAAATGATATAGATTAGAGGTCGGACCTGTTTATAGAATCCGAGACTTGACATTGCGAATATACTTAGCtttttgttaacaaaaaaatatgtaattccaTTCTACCAACACCTAAACAATCGGCATATTCGCCTTAGCTGTCGACATTATTCGTTAGACATAACCTATGTAACATATATACCTATAAAGTAACTACTACTTACAACTTTTTCTTTATGTATTGAGTATCTTAATTGAccgattaattatttacttcttaGCTATATGAATGAGATCATGTGTTATAAGAAATTAAGAACATGTTATACCtacaaataataacttttacgtaggtaggtaagtcGATATTCGACATTGGTCATGCGACATGCGGTAACTAAGCCTGCAGTTGCTCGAGTAATTGAATTCACTATaatagtacctacattacatattatgtacgttCTACTAAACGTTTGCATTTGTTGCAGTCGCTACGCTATCGTTCACTCTTATTTATTAAACTGTAACGGAAACGAATACCTTTTAGCTactttataaatttataatataataccgACTACCGTATATATGACGCATTAGCGAAGATATAATGTTATCTGAGGGTCTCAGGGCATAAACAAattgagtttaaaatatttttttatgggacaagcccgctactacctcccacactgctgcaactcctgtaaaccaggatctacagtagatacaacaatGAAAACACCGTTTAAAACATACGTACATTGCAAGTGAAATACCAGCTTGTAAAAATATCACTTACCATGTATAAGAGTGACGATTCCAGCTAATATGTAGACGGCCTGTGAGAGTATGTACGTGGGTTGCGCCTCCCACAACTGTTTGGCGTCATTGGTCTGCACCAGCCACTGGAGCCACTGCGGACAGCAATACTTTACCGTTATCACCACTTCCCTTATACGTATGTGacgaaaatatatatatttaatatcgtAGTACCTACAGCTAAGCAGCTGTTAGATACAAAGCATCAATAtgttcttagtttttttttatatatattttatgaagatggttttccacggactcgagtccgtgcccttgtcatacattgattaaagttttatagtcaataaaacatattttacatattcCATGCTACACTAgccactaatattattatacaaagcaCTTAATAATACACCTGTATACAATATATATCCTATTGCGTTACATATATTACACTGGCCCTCCTGGACCAGCACGGTGCCTGCTCCAGCAGAAGACACCCGTTCACGAGCATGACTTGTGGATCAGCAATCGGTCCAATCATGCATTTTGTAGGGAATGGAGCGACCCAACCCAGAGCATCACCGACTTTAAAGCATTTAGGAATGCATGACGTATCTACTAGGATAGGACAAGACAGTTTTGTAATGTTAGGTCTCATCCTATCCACTGGCAACATCTCAAAAAGTTGCTCGTTTACAAGTGTGCTCCGAAAAAAAGGTTTCGCTGCACACGTTCATCGGCACAAGATACCGTCTTGTTGACAGAAAAACGAATGTTAAGGTCATCATGGCACACAATAACGACACTGCCACGTTACGGCTGCAGGACGACgttttttactttgaaaacaatacaaaatgcCAACGAAGCCGCTTGGCTTCTCCACTCGACTCTCGGTTCCTGTCACCGCATGTTGCCCGCGCGACATGTTGCATGCCAGCTGGCAACGTTGTGCAACGCGCCCGAACATGATAAGTGCCTCACGTTGCGCGACAATTGTTGCCTAGACGAATACAACGCTTTATACCGAATAAAACATAAGAAAATGTTACTAAAAATGCCGGTAAATATAGCCACTATATTTTAGcgataaatgtaacaaaaaaattgATAAAGTAAACAATCGCATAGCAAAAATCGTCGCTTTTGGACAGATAGATAAGTCcgtagatataaaaatatcgtaacattagtaaatataataataaattcaccGTTTCGCTGCCGCCGGCTGCGTTCGCCATGTCGAAAATGCGCGTGCGCCGTTTCTGAGCACTACCGACACAATGATTAACACTAAAAATGATTTGGAACCATAGAGTATACACTATGTTGAAGACAGGCCATTTCAGTGAGGAGCTGTGTCGATAACaggtaataatttttataatcgATCGGCCGGTCGAGTAAGAAATATGATCTTGTAATTTCacacgtaggtacttaggtattatGGAACATCCACTTATCACATCAGTTATGTATTTATCAGTCACATACAtatgaacaaaaatatattaagtccATGATCCCATAGAAGGTAAGCCCATTTTCGTACATTGGCCACAAACCCGgactcgggaatcaaacccagtCTTGGGCTGTTAGTGGGTGGGTAACATTATAACCTATCACTAAATTTAGTGTTGCCCAAATtcagtcttggtcttgcagTCTTGGTCTTGTTCTTGCGTTtttgcaagaccaagaccaagaacaAGACCGCGTATTTTtagcaagaccaagaccaagactgacCGTGCAAGACTTGAGCAAGAACAAGACATAGCCTGCAAGACTCTTGCGTCTTGCAGCTGGGACTTCGCGCTATTTCACTAAGTAGTTAGGTGTAACAGTTCggtgtataggtaggtacgctTAGGAATTCTATGAGACGcaaaaaactgtatcaaagaaTATGAAAAACTGGACCTATGCGCATTACGACTAATACTATAAACatagcgaataaaaaaatatctattaaaatcaaaccgAGTGCatgcatagtttttttttgttttttctttttttaaaaaacgttgccccacattaggattttctcctgtgtcgtgggtgcgtttacaaacatacaagttcacatgcacataacacccagacccgaaacagcaatttgtggatcacacaaagagttgctccgtgcgggaatcgaacccgctacccgttgcgcggcagccagttgcccagccaccgcaccaaccgtgcagtcgcaTTATGTTTTAACCATCGGCACTCTGATAATACGGCATCAAAGGTTTTGTACTTACTTCTCAAAGAAATTTGCCGCTTTTCGGAAGTACGTACATGGTTATGATACACGCGCCGGCGGCTTCTTTTGAAATCTAAAACGATCGTTGCCGCCACGCCGAAATCATAACATTTGACACTATTTGATTGCCGCCATAGGGCGTAGGTATactcatacaaaataatttcgaattttaaGAGTACCTACAGGTGTTccaaagaataaataagtttcagagtgcttagaatgaaaatgaatacaTTATACTGATCACGCAAGTAGTATTATGATTAGGATAAAATGGTAAGGATAGGTAGTAGatgtcatattaattcattctagtaagtatatattataatattgattacttatatggtttttttacatgttttagcaaatgtaagcttataaatcataaatgtttattaagaaacaGTTACTTCCATGGAAAACGACATATAGGTCAGTTGATTTTTcgaatttcttatcaaatcttcagttatttattaatctgctTGATCTTTACTATGGCTATGTTAATTCAAGCTCACAATGTCCCAATTCTAATACGTTTTTCTaagatttaaagtaaactttaataaatagtaatagactAATAGGTAATTgcaagacttgcaagactcttgctgcaagaccaagaccaagaccaagactgggagcgcaagaccaagaccaagaccaagaccaggTGTATTggcgcaagaccaagaccaagactggctAAGTCTCGTCTTGTTCTTGCATTTGGGCAACACTAAGTAATTtacttacatacctatatatgtatggcttataaggttttatttttaattttgttttctgaATCTGGTTTTTTAGAATGGTGCCAACCAAGTCAATGATGTGACAAAATGATACCCTGTTTAAGTTTGAATGTACGATGCCAAACAGTGGTGGAAATCCCCTCCAAATTCGTAAGGAAAAAAGAACGACTTAACATAATCTAGGTGCATAGTTATTACCTACATAAGATCAAAATCGATGataacatacataaaatgtttagaaaaacaGGCTATAGTTACTGTTCATTAGCATATTGTAAAGGTGAATGACCAAATTAAAGTAAAACTAGAATTATGCTTATAGCAACTACGTAATCGCGGCTTGCGTAGGTAGGTACAATCGATACAATATTTTATCGACTCCCGTCATCACTGGAGTGTTATCTACAAAAGTCTTGTGTCGCTACGTGTCTACTAACTGTGCCAACGCGAGTGCCACATAGATTTGTATTTTTCGTATATAATCGTAAAACAGACATTTCATTCTTCGTAACACctgtgtaaaattatttaacctCTGTCGTTTGCGTACGATCTATTAGttacatataggtacctattataaattgttcgatacttttattaatattattgtacattACGTAAATAATTTATCTAGATACTATGTAATTAGTAACTAGATATAGATACTagacacattggtacttttTTTCTTCGACGAATACCTACCtaagttgttttgtttgtgtcaGTAATCAGGATCGAAAAAACTCACAAAGTTATTGGTTTTCCATCGGCAGTTCCATTCAGTACAAACTGAATAAATAGTTCCATGACTAACTATtcagttacaaaataataatttatttttttattaaattaaatatgtagggATGAATGTACTCCGTTGGCTCAGCGTCCCTACGTGAATCTACCTAAGTCTCCGATACGAAACTTCTCCTATATTTAGCTTTGAGTGAAATAcgctatcaaattattttttatgtcaaacGAGCTGATTGATCGcttgttggtaagcaatcggcgccacccatgAAAATTCGCAATAGGTACTAGACGAAATAATTAGTGGGAATTAGACAAACCAAGGAATTGGAATgatgataaaaatgtatttcgtCTGCCAGTtaggtaggtaatgaaaaaatattagatacgtattttttaatttatataagatGACAATATAACTCAgttataaaacgaatcaaagtttaggagtgggatcaaatacgtcatttctatatgtaaaacgtacctagaagtgacgtcacgcgatattttaaatcaatatatcttcgaaaatgtTTGTatctataagaaaataaaaaatcgtgtctaatatttcCGTCTTGTAAGACggacatttaattaaaaattagtcatctaccctattctagACAAATGTTCTATGTATTCTATACCATGAGTACAAACCCAATCGCTTTACTATCTGTAAAATCTTAATTATAAGAATTAGTAATAAACGTGAATTTGAATTGGACTCGGAAGAAAATAACAGCAATTACCTACTTATCttctgttaaaaataaactggaaGCTAAATCGCGACTATGGaatcaaacaatttttaataaatagtttcaTACGTGATACAAAGTACCTAAATTCACCTAAAGTAAACCTGTAACCCCTTACATGTACCTACTGTTGGGTGTCACTTATAGTTTGGTAACCACCTATCTTAGCTAAGGGGTACCACCTATCTTAGCGTAACATTTAGGAGAGGTTGGTGGAACCGGCATTAAGTAGGTAGTTTACTTAGAAACTCGCAGCTCCTGAGGTTACCCTCAGGAGCTGTGGACGGTCTACAGGGGTAACTGGGTGTACTGTACCTGTAGCGGGTGTTCCGGCTCGAGTTTCGAGATgtgtaggaacgcggtggtttcgAGTCAGTTAGGTGAGTGAAGTCATTCCATTCACAGTTCAGGCGACTCCTACTTAATATTACACACCATTGTATTACAGGAACCGTCTATCTAAAATAATCCCTGGAGTGGAGATGGTCAAGAGGCCACCCCCGACAACGTCTGGCTTTGGCAACATACAATGTTCGCACTCTTGGGTCAGACTACTGCTCGCTGCTCGCCGCTCGCCGCCTGTTGGCGTAATTAGCGCTTAAAACTGCTGTTGGATTTATCTCCTCGCTTCCAAAGGTCTTCCATCGTAATCAGTCTGGAGCTTCAGTTTAACCTCGCTCCATATTATACCAATGCCTACCACTTCAACCAACACGGTGTGATACCAAGCGGTCAGCTGAAGTTAGGCCACGCTTCCTTTTCTAAGGTTTGCTTTAGCCGGGAAGCCTTCGAAACGTGTTAACAATCTATCACTACTTGATCTGCTGGTCAATCGGTTATCTGGTACCTACGATTGACGAAGACTTGTAAAATTACTATACGAGATGATATACACTGATGTCCAGTAGGTGGTAGCTTCGTTTTAGGGTACCCATAAAGCTGCCTTAGCCAGCATTACATGGTGTAGTCATTTAGTAagtaaggctaaattagcctcaTAGTTAGGTGAGGCTCATCGCCTATTGCTTGAAAATAAGGCGCAGATCTAACTATGGCTGTTCTAAtctttgaacaaaaacaaaacaaaaactttgtGAGGACCACCCGACCGCCTTGTCCTCAGAGAAACGATTAGCGATGCGATGGTGACCTTTTGCTTGCAGTAAAATGGTAGAATTTGCTGGTTGTCTGATGGTGTGATAATGGAAAGGACTTAGTGAAATCAAATTGTACAATATCCCTGTTCATTCTCCAAAATGTATCTGATAAAAAACGGAAAGACTAGTGACGATGACGTTGCCTGTGTTGCGGCTTTGAAGAAGGGCCACCACAAAAGAATCATCGTTGAATAGACgatgtcatgggtgcgtttacaaatataatacaaacaatTATATCCAAACCCGgtacaacaatttgtaaatcacagAAACAGTACCTAGTACTAGAGTACCTTTTCATGCGAGAATCAAACCCATGACACATAGCGGTAAGTTACCGAGCCACTACGACAACCATGCAGTCAACTTCGGTattgttttaatgaaacaaagaCAGATAAGAAGaaaagtacaataataatattatttacggcTGGACAAAATTGTCGAGGCCAACTCCATCCTCTTGTATTTActtgattaaataatttattgtatcatTGAAACCTGTAAACACTAAACACTACCTATTTTTAACGTCCCTGCACGAAACATGCAGTTCTACATATACAGATTTTTTGCCAGGGACAAGTCGTAGCACGGGATGTCAGTCAGATGTTCATGACAATGACATTTGGTGCGGTACATTGCTAAATGTCAAATTTTACCTTGCTTTTGCTTCCACCAGTCTGAAACtaggattttgtttttattattgtggtTTGAGAAAGTATTAATCAAAGATGATTACTATGGTTAGGAACATGGTGCTGCGCACAcataatttagtaaataattaccagagtttaaatatttctgtaaaGGTTAGGACAATGAATACAATGATACGATTTAACAGTACAATGGCCAATGCTCTTCGGGCCCAGCAGAGAGTTAGGCCTAAAAAAGAACACGGCCAGGTTTTCAAATGGATATTATTGGTATGTAGTTAATTACAAGTATTATAAGCACCATCCCTAAAACAAACCCACTGATCAAAACAGTATTTTACCATATATCtactttcatttaaaattattatttttaccaatACAAGTATTTGATTGAATGATTTACTTATATTTGAAATGCTCACAATTTTTCCAATATTAcagattacataataaaactaagGATCAGTCTCATGAGCCATACTAATTGAAATAGACCTTACTGTCATACTTCATCACAATTCACAACTATTATTTTATgcataaaatctttttttcatgaccaagtaacaaacatacatttatcagaaatattatttgaataccagattgaatttaattaaaattagaatagGATACCAGCTGTGCTTTTTGATTATAGATGATTCCAGTTGGCTCATTTGGCTTAGGTTGCTGGCAAGTGTACCGGCTTCAATGGAAACTTGGGCTCATTGACATGATGCAATCTAAAACTAATGCGACACCTGTACCCATGCCCAGCGAGTTAGTATCTTGTTTTATGTATTGTCTAAGTAGACATAGTCAATCTAAATACTTCACTGAGTTCACATCATTTCTGACTAGTTGCTTCCATTTAAAACCTTGCCATTTTTAAGTTTTCAACATCATTTGCCTGATAATTGTAGTAATCTGTAGTGCCTTAGTAAATTGCCTGCAAACAGTTGATTTGGTTGATGGTTGGGCAACTAGCTCCCATGCAACATCGATTGTTGATTTGGTTGTTTCAATGCCCGcatggagtaactctttgtatAATCAAAAAATTGTTGCTTTGTTTTTTCTCATGCATATGTGAAATTTTATACATGCACCCATTACAAAGGAGAAAGTCCAAGTCTGTagcaaattgtttgaaaaagaTCAGAGACTTCTAGCTGTGCGTTGCTTATTTTGaacttacattatattttaacttaatattagaCAGAATTGCAGAAGTGGGTGTATAAATCGTAGGTCTATGTTGAGTAGTGTACATTTATtattgtggctgatatgatgatgataatgataggcatatattttattatgttttggatCAATGACCCTAGTTCAATCTACTTACTCCGATCAATCAGCAGACTTTTCTATTTGCTGCTTTCAAACTGTTACATACTGAGATTTTTAAAAATTCATCACCCAATTAAGCACTTTTTACTCACTATTTGCAATAGCGATAACTCTATTATTATCATTCATTGTGCTTTTAAGATCtcatgtattttaatttgtgatCTTTATGTTACAGCTATTCGAAATTAGACAACATGGAATACATGCCTGTAAAAGTCAAAGGTCAATTTCTTCATGATAAAGAAATTCTTATTGGACCAAGAGCATTGATTGAGCAAGATTCACCTTTCCCAAGAACAGGCTCCTTGGTGTCAGATCCTAAACGGAATCAAGGATGGTTGGTAATTACTCCATTCAAGATCACTGAAACAGGGTAAGATTATTTACTTGTGACTGAAATGTAGATGTAGGTACAACAATGTTTTGATCATGGTGTCATTTATTCTTAATCCACACTCACCTAACTTCAAATCATTCAAACAGCTGTCCATGAATAAGTTGAACAGCCAAGGAGATGCTACACAGCCATTTCTAACACCTCAATTTATATTAAACCACTCCATGTCAGCCCCGTTTATTGTGACACAGGCACTCTAGTCCTTATATGAGGATTTATGTGCCCGAATTAGGTGGCTATCCTCTTAATATATGGATAGGGTTGACCATATTTCATCCCTCACCACTCTATCATAAGCTTTTTCTAATTCAATAAAGGCACGGAATACCTTTTGGTGTTTCGATAAGGCTTAAAAGAAAAGACATGATCCAGATTTTATTCTCAGTCACATCTATCACTCTTTCAATCAATATCTTGGCATACAACTAACCTTCCTACTAACTATGCTCAGGAGGCTTATATTACGATCATTTTTGCACTCCTGCTGTGCCTCTTTCCCTTTACATTGGCATTTCGTTGATTACGACTTTGGGCCAGTCTCCAGACCGCCACACTATAATTTCTTTACTAATGTAGGATGTACCTTTATTGGTCCATGAATAAGTTTAACAGCCAATAAATCTATTCCTATAAATAATTACTGCTTAGTAATGTATATTAcatataagttttaaatgttGTCCTCAGAGAAATAATACTAATCAACCGAGGCTGGGTGCACCAAAATCTACGACCTAAAGAAAAACGAGAACCATCTATGGTGAAAGGAGATGTTGAGATAGTTGGCGTTGTGCGATTAACGGAAAAACGGGCACCATTTATGCCAAAGAACAATCCAGAAAAGGGCTCATGGTTTTGTAGGTAAGATTCACATTTTCTTCTCAGATAATTTGGaaattattgttactttaaGCGTGGTACATAATAAAGAACGACGTTATAGACGAATGTTTGTAAGACACTACTAGTTACAAAAAAGAAGACGCTCTCTGTGAACCAAGGCCTCTGGGAAAAGTGGTTTCTATGACAGAAGTTCATGTAACATATGCTATCTATGAACAGAATTATCTATCAACATTGCTTTCTAGAGACCCAGACCCCTACGAAAATATTGTCTAAAAATTAAGTTTTCGGCGAAACGTGAGCGAACTTTATGAGAATAGACATTTCTGTCAACCATGCTTTCTGTATCTAGTAGTGTCGTACAAACGTACTTCTATATTACGATCCACGCTCTAAAATTACTGtcaacttcattatttttatgagcaCGCAACACTGGGTGTCATATATCTTTATAGATGTATCTTTATAGATTGTCTGCGTTTTGTCCTACCGAAAACCAACAAATGAGTAAAGCTCCTTTTGCAGTTTAAGATTTGTTCTCAGTTTTATTTGATCATTTTCAATTATTCCCTGGTTTAATTTTGACTCTAATCAAATATCTTCACTTTTGCAGAGACTTGGAGCAGATGAGTGAGTATCTGGGCACTGCTCCCGTTTGGCTGGATGCTCGTGGTATACCAGATCCGCCAGAAGGCTGGCCTATCCCTAATCAAACTAGAGTGACTTTAAGGAATGAGCATCTTTCTTATGTTGTGACTTGGTATTCATTATCATTAGCAACAGCATTCATGTGGCATCGAAGTTTTATTAGGAAATTACCTttactgtaaatattattatgtttaggtaTGTTAAATGCATTTTTAGTTGTCTTTGTTATTAGTTGGATTTGCAATTATGTATCAGTTCATGGAAAAATCCTTGTGTAGCTGTAACTGAGGGCAATATTCTGTAATAGAAGTGTGTATCATAGAAAAcatgcatttaaataaaaaatataccaataagAACAATATCTCCACTTCTGTATTCttgtacataataaaatcaGTTGTTGTTCAGATAAAAGGGTGCTCCTTCCAACACAGCTGTTcaaaaatgttgataaatatttgattttctttttattcttgaATAACATTGTGattaaatattatcttataaacatttttaccgCGTGGAAGCATTGTAACAAAAG containing:
- the LOC118269211 gene encoding uncharacterized protein LOC118269211, with amino-acid sequence MANAAGGSETWLQWLVQTNDAKQLWEAQPTYILSQAVYILAGIVTLIHAFSKGGRWPYFWLGTILHGLFTDNFWHFALPEYDNFWHSQTPIIFLGARLPLHIILLYPAFIYHAAYAISRLNLPKYSEPFAVGLVTVLVDIPYDIVAVKFVHWTWHDTDPNIYDRHYWVPWNSYYFHATFAASFFYFFHVSRSWFAPKVTQWDAADKKAEWKSLLISSLLGMPGGVLMFIPIYHPLHDVFKIHSEVTFFLLFSIFAVIVLSGLLSDRQKCNKKLTTTDYVLMLQLAIHYLLYLAFTIFFNPEQERSLGLHEPVGPCNEVATLTTPFGQVLEKRKYFCPKDYNEDYFDFHCAKELPRNGATWYLICGTPFENRAEYITVLSTILVVAAGVFYGLYFKTGGGTPEVTPKKLKKK
- the LOC118269221 gene encoding surfeit locus protein 1, coding for MITMVRNMVLRTHNLVNNYQSLNISVKVRTMNTMIRFNSTMANALRAQQRVRPKKEHGQVFKWILLMIPVGSFGLGCWQVYRLQWKLGLIDMMQSKTNATPVPMPSDYSKLDNMEYMPVKVKGQFLHDKEILIGPRALIEQDSPFPRTGSLVSDPKRNQGWLVITPFKITETGEIILINRGWVHQNLRPKEKREPSMVKGDVEIVGVVRLTEKRAPFMPKNNPEKGSWFCRDLEQMSEYLGTAPVWLDARGIPDPPEGWPIPNQTRVTLRNEHLSYVVTWYSLSLATAFMWHRSFIRKLPLL